From the Anopheles merus strain MAF chromosome 2L, AmerM5.1, whole genome shotgun sequence genome, the window TCCACTTCAAAGCCAAAAATATCAGAATGTTCTGCACTAGtcgtatcaaataaatgataaaatgtttgaaagtactgaattcaataaaaaataccGAGTAATCAATTGTAGTTTGACCGAAAACCgcctcgacttacgcggatattcaaGTTACGCGTACGCCTCGGGAACGcacaaaccgcgtaactcgggaacagacggTACGCACAATTTGACAAAAGGCGTTTACGTGCGCTAGTTGACAGGTCGTAATAACAGCAAGCGAGAAGCTTTGGATGAGAAAGAAGTCGAAgcgcttggattcaccaaaaatatttacactttTTAGCTCATCGTTCACGTTCGTTTATCATCCTCATCATTAGCGCGAAAGGCGCGCAAAGCTAAAACGGTGTCCTAAAGGTTGCCATTTCCAAGACGATTGCGCTGATGCGAACGGGCTGTGGCATCATCGGTGGGTGCAAATTTCTTGGCGTGCATCGAACCCAAACTCGATGGAACTTATGAACTCCGAACTGGTAAGTGAAAAGCGGTAACGCCGCCTCGCTTGGCGGAACAACACTAACAGCACTCTCACTGGCGTTCTTTGACTCCCGGGGCGGGGTGCAGAAACCGAAGTCAGCCTCGAATTTGCAGAAAGAGGAGCTGGTGTTGATATTCGAGGAGTATCAACAGAAGGCGAAGCTAGAGAACCTGGACGACAGCAAGGAGCGTCAAAAGTTCTGGACGGAGGCGACACAGCGACTGAACAAGATCGAGGGCGGCACGGTCAAATCATGCTCGAAGTGGGTGAAGTATTGGGCGGACGTGCTGATCAACCTGCGCCGAAAATGTCGGCTGGTGGTGGAGGGACGCTCGAAGCGCATCGGACCCACCCCGTTCGAGGTGCGCATCATGCGAGTGGGCAACCTGTACGATGTGCTGGAACAGTGGACCAAAGCGGTCGACAATGGCGGCGAAATGAGCACGCTGCAAAGCGTGGAGGAGGAATACTATCCCGAGGACACCGGCGTACAGAAGGAAGAAATAGTGGTGGAAAACTACACGGAGGATCCGCTGGACGAAGAGTTTGTGGCCACCTTTGCCAAACCGGTCGAGGAGCAGACGGCCCAAACCGTcaccacacacatgcatcttCGGAAACATTCGGGCGAAGGCTATAAGCAGCTGGtcaaccaccagcaccaggcCGAGTACGTCGAGCTGACCACGCTGCACAATGCCACCAGCGAATTCTTACGACCCAAGAGCAGTGCAATGTCGGAGCCACAGGAGCGGCTGAAGGAGAGCCTGAAGCGCACCACCGAAAAGCTGGAAACAGTGATGAAGAAGCGAAGGATTGACGATTCTCAGTTTGCCATCGCCCAGGCGCTCACGAACATGTCCGCCGCCATATTGGCCCTCTCGAACAGTTTGAACGATCTGGCACAAGCCCTCGCCAACGGCACCATGTCGTGAGCGGAGCGTGTTGAGGTCTCCATGAACATAACTGAACAAACAAAATGCCGTGAGCAAAGCAAGAAcaggagacagagagagagagaaagagagcgcaaAAGGAGAGAAGCCCTGGAGCTGCGTAAGTAACGATAAAAAGTTAATTACTGGTTAAGGATGCACCTGCAATGCATGGACgaaattttatttctattttatttgacTCTGGGAAACTGCAAACCCCCAAGACGACGGACTCGACCGACGCAACTAGGTACACGAAATAAATGTATCgttttatttcataatttaCAGTCACTCTTTTCGTATAGGTatcacaataatgttttcaGTTTGCTAACGGTAATTAAGTAAACGCATGGAAAGGTGTGGCGCGCACTGACCGGTCGGAAGGGGCCATGGCGCCACACCGAACTTATTTCTACAACCTTTGCCTTTCCTCACCTCGAAACGTCGGCCTCTGATCCTGATCTGAAGTATCCTCTTCGGCTCGGGACTGTCTCTGCTTACAGCTAATTCTACTACGCGTATTGTATTTgaacaaattcaaaacaaaagaaaagcattaCACATATATGGCTCCCGATGGGGCGGGGTAAAGAAAGTGAACGAAATGAACAAACGGAGACCATTCCTGGCTTGCCAGCGGCTTGCCGGCAAGGCCTTCAACATTTCACCCTGCGCGATATCTGGGAATATTATATCACTTTGGCCTATCTCTACCAATGCaaaatattgttgttgttgttgttgttgttgttcacaCAAACCAAATGAAGCGTTTGTTGTAATCGGCCTCGAAGCTTGAAATCGGCCTCTGGCGAAGGTTAAAATCATACCACTATACACGAACGATCAGGCTAATCGACTAATCGAGCTGAACTGTTTCCAAACAGTTGTTGACACTCTCCACCTAATAACATCTACTGGGGTACTTGTTCTACGAGGAAAAACTATGGAAAGGCAGTGTACTACGCGCGAGATGTCGAATATTTCACAGAAATGATTTAAGAGGACGACACACGGAGGGATGAAGATGGGTCGTTCTCCGTCACCCTCAGGAGGATCTCGCACACTGGGCGAACAAAGTGTGTCTCTGGTTTAGTAGAAGGGCGTTGAAATACAcagagagatggagagagagagataacaataccaaaaaacacacacataaacacacacaggtGGGTCGTTAAATCGCTAGAAGGCACGCTAGAAGGCTGCTAACTACACGATCGTTATATACGCTGCATTAATCACATATGACGCACGTGTCCTCGTGATGGCGCGTGGTGGTGCTGAGTTTGTTGCATGAAATCTGGCTTGGCGGGGGCTGAGATGAGATGTAACGAATGTGCCGCAATGCTTGGGTCATCCCTTACCGTTTGCAGTTATCGTAGAACGAGTAGGACCCGCGGCTGGCAATGTCGGCGTATTCGCGCTTCGGTGCGCACAGCTTGTTCGGATATTCAATGTTCCGTTTTCTGGGGATAGGGAGCAAAGGGAGAAAAGCGTTTAGAGAACGCTGTGCCggtaataaaaaaacctccctGCTTAGTTTACTTACTCTCGCGAGGGCATCTGCATCGTTTCAACTTGAATCGATTTCACGTACAGATGGCTGTTGCACCAGAACAGACACAGCGTGGTCGGCTCCAGCACGTTCATGTCGTGCGTCCAGGCCAGCTCTACCTTGCGAATGCGATCGCCAAGATCGTGTGGGTTGGTGACCACCACCTGGTACGTTGTGCCGTGCTCGAGCCGAGCGGTGCCTTTCGGTGTCAGGTCGATGTTGCGCAGGGCACCTCGCTCCGAGAAGATGCCCGCAGTCAGATGGCCCTGTACCCACGGTTCAGCGACTTTCGGTTTTGCCAGTTCAACCGTAAATCGATAGTGACGTTCTAAGGGCATCGATGGATCATAAAGGTTAGAATATGTGCAGAAAACATCCCACATTGTTGAGTTGCTACTTACGACAGAATGGAAAATCACGTCCCGTGGCAAGAAAGTATTTGCCCGGCTGGGGCGCTACCGGGACACTGGATGAGCCGCTGATGACATCGTTCTCGGACACGTTTTGCCGGGCGGTTGTGATGGGCAGCGAGGCATGGTAGCCCATCAGTGCGCAATTGCCGGACGTACACTTGAAGCAGTTGCCGCTGAGGAAATGCTGATACGACGGACACCGATGCGCTGTGGATGGGAGTTGGTTGCGATTAACATAACGATCACACCATTGCGATCACAACTATAGGCGCGCGAAAGCCGACTTACCGACATACGGACATTTGCCGTTGATGCTGTCGATGAACAGTTTGATGGCGCGGATATGATTGCAGGCCAGCAACACCCTTGACGCCTCCTCAATGCCATCCTTAATAAGTGTCAGCGGAATGGTGGCGGCACCTTCCTGCGACAGTGCACAGCCCGGCTGCTCCTTGCCGTTGTTGGGATAGAAATCAAGATGGCCACAGGCGTGGGACATGCCGTAGCCGGGGATTTCTAGACGGAACACACTTCTTCCATCGGTGTGGATGACGTCCACGAGGGTTGCGTCGGTCGGATCCAACCGTACGATCGGTCCCATACCCTGGAAGTACGGTTCCGCTGGATCGAGCCCGGTAATGCGTCCCAACCCTGGAATACGTTCTCCCGCGTACGCCGCCGTATGTGCACCGAGCGAATGCCCAATCAGATGGACGTCTTCCGGCTGCAGTCCCCGGTATTCTTGCAGCTTCCGGATGAGGTAGGCAATCTCCAAACCGACGAGTCGTGTGTTGGCCGTTGCCTGCGTGTAGAGCGGCAGTGATCCACCGGCCCAATCGACCACGATCACGTTCAGTCCACCGCGCGTGATCAGCTCATCGCGCATCTCGGATACCCAGTTGGACAGGGGCGTATCGATAAAGCCGTGGATAATGAACTTGGTCGCCCAGTCCGGATTGAAGTGGGACTTGACGAGCGTATCCTTTGCCTCGGCCTGCAGCAGCTGCCCATCGGTAGGGTTCTTCTCGGTGTACAGGATGAAGCGCGTGTTGATGACGCTGCGCGGTAGCGGAAAGACGTTGAACGGCCGGAAGATCAGATGGTACCATTCCTTGGTGATGTTCAGACAGCCCAGCTCGCCATAACATCGTGTCATATTTTCATCTACAAATGCACAAAGTAAAAGCACATTCAGTTAGATggacaatgtgtgtgtgttagcgcCAACGGCAGCTGCACGTTTGACCTGATTCCCGGCACAATCGCATCTTTAGCT encodes:
- the LOC121592965 gene encoding pancreatic triacylglycerol lipase-like isoform X1 is translated as MLSFLASSLLAISIICSVDPGLAGPLDALSWARMDNINLPWLPYENMTRCYGELGCLNITKEWYHLIFRPFNVFPLPRSVINTRFILYTEKNPTDGQLLQAEAKDTLVKSHFNPDWATKFIIHGFIDTPLSNWVSEMRDELITRGGLNVIVVDWAGGSLPLYTQATANTRLVGLEIAYLIRKLQEYRGLQPEDVHLIGHSLGAHTAAYAGERIPGLGRITGLDPAEPYFQGMGPIVRLDPTDATLVDVIHTDGRSVFRLEIPGYGMSHACGHLDFYPNNGKEQPGCALSQEGAATIPLTLIKDGIEEASRVLLACNHIRAIKLFIDSINGKCPYVAHRCPSYQHFLSGNCFKCTSGNCALMGYHASLPITTARQNVSENDVISGSSSVPVAPQPGKYFLATGRDFPFCQRHYRFTVELAKPKVAEPWVQGHLTAGIFSERGALRNIDLTPKGTARLEHGTTYQVVVTNPHDLGDRIRKVELAWTHDMNVLEPTTLCLFWCNSHLYVKSIQVETMQMPSREKRNIEYPNKLCAPKREYADIASRGSYSFYDNCKR
- the LOC121592965 gene encoding pancreatic triacylglycerol lipase-like isoform X2 yields the protein MLSFLASSLLAISIICSVDPGLAGPLDALSWARMDNINLPWLPYENMTRCYGELGCLNITKEWYHLIFRPFNVFPLPRSVINTRFILYTEKNPTDGQLLQAEAKDTLVKSHFNPDWATKFIIHGFIDTPLSNWVSEMRDELITRGGLNVIVVDWAGGSLPLYTQATANTRLVGLEIAYLIRKLQEYRGLQPEDVHLIGHSLGAHTAAYAGERIPGLGRITGLDPAEPYFQGMGPIVRLDPTDATLVDVIHTDGRSVFRLEIPGYGMSHACGHLDFYPNNGKEQPGCALSQEGAATIPLTLIKDGIEEASRVLLACNHIRAIKLFIDSINGKCPYVAHRCPSYQHFLSGNCFKCTSGNCALMGYHASLPITTARQNVSENDVISGSSSVPVAPQPGKYFLATGRDFPFCQRHYRFTVELAKPKVAEPWVQGHLTAGIFSERGALRNIDLTPKGTARLEHGTTYQVVVTNPHDLGDRIRKVELAWTHDMNVLEPTTLCLFWCNSHLYVKSIQVETMQMPSRE
- the LOC121592966 gene encoding uncharacterized protein LOC121592966; protein product: MELMNSELKPKSASNLQKEELVLIFEEYQQKAKLENLDDSKERQKFWTEATQRLNKIEGGTVKSCSKWVKYWADVLINLRRKCRLVVEGRSKRIGPTPFEVRIMRVGNLYDVLEQWTKAVDNGGEMSTLQSVEEEYYPEDTGVQKEEIVVENYTEDPLDEEFVATFAKPVEEQTAQTVTTHMHLRKHSGEGYKQLVNHQHQAEYVELTTLHNATSEFLRPKSSAMSEPQERLKESLKRTTEKLETVMKKRRIDDSQFAIAQALTNMSAAILALSNSLNDLAQALANGTMS